The stretch of DNA TGCGGCAGGCGCTGCGGCTATTCGAGGAGCGTGGCCGACAACTGACCTCAGACGACCTCGTGACTATCTGCGAGTCAGACGTACGCGCAAGCCGCCTGTTCGACGTCGATCCCGACGACGAGCCCGCCGATGACGTCTTGGAAGGAGGCACACTATGACCCTGGTGAAATATCGCGCCACGCTCACCCAGTACCTGATCGAGCAGCGGCGCACGCACCCGGAGGCGACCGGGGAGTTCAACGAACTCATCCTCGCGGTCGCGCAGGCGTGCAAGGTCATCGCTCGCGCGGTCGCTCACGGCGCCCTGTCCGGTGTTGCCGACAACCTGGACAACCTCAACGTGCAGGGCGAGGAGCAAAAAGCTCTCGACGTCATCGCGAACGAGGCGTTCCTCTCGGCGACTGAGTGGGAGGGCGTGCTCTCGGGCTGGGCATCAGAAGAGATGGACGTGCCGCTGGCCGTTCCCGCTGAGTACCCGCGAGGCAAGTACCTCTTGGTGTTCGACCCTCTCGATGGCTCGAGCAACATCGAGGTCAACGTCTCGGTTGGATCGATCTTCTCGATTCTGCGATCGCCCAATCCTGGCGACGATCCCGTTGAGGCTGACTTCCTCCAGCCCGGTACGGAGCAGGTCGCTGCCGGCTACGCCATCTACGGGCCGTCGACGATGCTCGTGCTGACGGTTGGCCAGGGCGTTGTCGGCTTCACGCTCGACCCCGAGCTGGGTGAGTTCCTGCTCACGCACCCGGACATCCGCGTGCCCAAGACCACGCA from Coriobacteriia bacterium encodes:
- a CDS encoding class 1 fructose-bisphosphatase, with amino-acid sequence MTLVKYRATLTQYLIEQRRTHPEATGEFNELILAVAQACKVIARAVAHGALSGVADNLDNLNVQGEEQKALDVIANEAFLSATEWEGVLSGWASEEMDVPLAVPAEYPRGKYLLVFDPLDGSSNIEVNVSVGSIFSILRSPNPGDDPVEADFLQPGTEQVAAGYAIYGPSTMLVLTVGQGVVGFTLDPELGEFLLTHPDIRVPKTTHEFAINTSNSRFWEAPVKRYVEECLAGSTGPRGKDFNMRWVASLVAEAHRILMRGGVFLYPRDTKDASKAGRLRLLYECNPIGWIVEQAGGFASTGEVRVLKVQPASLHQRIGFVFGSCCEVEIVEDYYATMQLDTDSDTPLFNVRGLFRQPG